In one Culex quinquefasciatus strain JHB chromosome 2, VPISU_Cqui_1.0_pri_paternal, whole genome shotgun sequence genomic region, the following are encoded:
- the LOC119767656 gene encoding mantle protein-like — MKAFVVLSVALAIASCAAVEQETSKKDKRGLWELGDNHYGFDDYAHHHTKVHHHTKEIVTKHVDRPVPYPVDRPYPVEVVKKVHVDRPVPYPVEVIKHVDRPYPVEVIKHVDRPYPVEVVKKVPYPVEVIKKVPVVVEKKVHVDRPVPYPVEVVKKVPIHVDLPYPVEVVKKVPYPVVQKEFVEVPKPYAVHVEKPVPVLVEKNHHHHVEKHWDQY; from the exons ATGAAG GCGTTTGTGGTGTTGTCGGTGGCCCTGGCCATCGCATCCTGTGCGGCAGTCGAGCAAGAAACGTCCAAGAAGGACAAGCGAGGCCTGTGGGAGCTCGGAGATAACCATTACGGATTTGATGACTACGCGCATCATCATACCAAGGTGCATCACCACACCAAGGAGATCGTCACGAAGCACGTGGACCGCCCAGTCCCATACCCGGTTGACCGTCCTTATCCAGTTGAGGTTGTGAAGAAGGTTCATGTTGACCGACCAGTCCCATACCCAGTGGAAGTGATCAAGCACGTTGACCGTCCTTACCCAGTGGAAGTGATCAAGCATGTCGACCGACCTTACCCAGTGGAGGTCGTCAAGAAGGTCCCATATCCAGTGGAGGTCATCAAGAAGGTCCCAGTTGTTGTGGAGAAGAAGGTCCATGTTGACCGTCCCGTCCCATACCCAGTGGAA GTCGTGAAGAAGGTCCCAATCCATGTTGATCTTCCATACCCCGTGGAGGTCGTCAAGAAGGTCCCGTACCCGGTTGTCCAGAAGGAGTTCGTCGAAGTGCCCAAGCCTTACGCAGTTCATGTCGAGAAGCCCGTCCCCGTGCTCGTCGAGAAGAACCACCATCACCACGTCGAGAAGCACTGGGATCAGTACTGA
- the LOC6032108 gene encoding uncharacterized protein LOC6032108, whose amino-acid sequence MPKRKLLTDSGIQPKQPKIEIRLPPEIWQKIFLNLPLKDLIVARLTCHRWRDAVGSSPGLRDKFWLKFPHDRNITMINRNYKPPGTVPASNVMFQLDNYSKIGSIAAWWPQVASTVTCLVMCGCEFPVDVLGHAPNLKSLDLISARFRRTGRVNFKLINLRRLSLKKSRPGPLACLITRLEELEFAIVDEEDGEIDEIVGLIQSAKSSLKELVLDVPQGCLRKLSLLTELNLKKVKLRDSYGYCYGFFEAIVQFVEAHPAIEELSLFNPLELHHVLRALPNLKRLFLGFSDPHVEHEGGYLPEENVLPEIPNVALSNLEHLQIDGNAGTAGRPTLLIQQGARLPKLKQLYLGSVFIPDDSLSELLRHSPDLRSMTLTICGFDSWHQLLSLITQPKRLQRLSFSVSNVFTVEDDPFNCPAPVTSLTYLKVGAPGNVPSDKLRTVFRLFPAVTELQLQDAAYDGGFIEEMCRSLAQLERLSVNGLGVSCEATTHLRQYCHKLRYLRLYESWAIPPEDIAYFSKRLDNFYYNRINSSGEDSDLLGILEILKQLSDELSVLLNYC is encoded by the exons ATGCCCAAAAGGAAGCTCTTGACCGACTCGGGGATacaacccaaacaacccaagaTCGAGATTAGACTTCCACCGGAAATTTGGCAGAAAATCTTCCTCAATCTGCCCCTTAAAGACCTGATCGTGGCTCGTCTCACCTGCCACCGCTGGCGGGACGCCGTCGGAAGCAGCCCCGGCCTGAGGGACAAATTTTGGCTCAAGTTTCCCCACGATCGCAACATCACCATGATCAACCGGAACTACAAACCTCCCGGGACCGTGCCGGCCTCGAATGTGATGTTCCAGCTGGACAACTACTCCAAGATCGGGAGCATCGCGGCGTGGTGGCCGCAGGTCGCTTCAACGGTGACCTGTCTCGTCATGTGCGGGTGCGAGTTCCCGGTGGACGTGTTGGGCCACGCACCGAACCTCAAATCGCTGGATCTGATTTCCGCGAGGTTCAGAAGGACGGGCAGGGTTAACTTCAAGTTGATCAATCTGAGGAGACTATCGCTCAAAAAATCCCGCCCAGGCCCGTTAGCCTGTCTGATCACCCGGCTGGAGGAGCTCGAGTTCGCGATAGTCGATGAGGAAGAtggagaaatcgacgaaattgtCGGGTTGATCCAGTCAGCCAAGAGCAGCCTCAAAGAGCTGGTTCTGGACGTTCCGCAAGGCTGTCTGAGGAAGCTTTCGCTGTTGACGGAGCTGAATCTGAAGAAAGTTAAATTGCGTGACAGTTACGGCTACTGTTATGGCTTCTTCGAGGCAATAGTTCAGTTTGTTGAAGCACATCCAGCGATCGAAGAACTGTCTTTGTTCAATCCTCTT GAACTCCACCATGTTCTACGAGCCCTCCCAAATCTCAAGCGGCTTTTTCTGGGCTTTTCTGATCCCCACGTTGAGCACGAAGGCGGGTATCTTCCAGAAGAGAACGTCTTGCCGGAGATTCCGAACGTGGCGCTGTCCAACTTGGAACATCTCCAAATCGACGGCAACGCAGGAACCGCTGGCAGGCCAACCCTACTGATTCAGCAAGGCGCTCGGCTCCCTAAACTAAAGCAACTGTATCTTGGCTCCGTTTTCATACCGGATGATTCCCTGAGCGAACTACTTCGGCATTCGCCCGATCTACGCTCCATGACCCTCACCATATGTGGTTTCGACAGTTGGCATCAACTGCTTTCGCTAATCACCCAGCCCAAGCGATTGCAACGCCTCAGCTTCAGCGTTTCGAACGTTTTCACCGTAGAAGACGATCCGTTCAACTGCCCGGCACCGGTCACCTCGCTAACGTATCTCAAAGTCGGCGCTCCGGGTAACGTTCCGAGCGATAAACTGCGCACCGTTTTCAGGCTTTTTCCCGCGGTGACGGAGCTCCAACTCCAGGACGCTGCTTATGACGGCGGATTTATAGAGGAGATGTGCCGAAGCTTGGCTCAGCTGGAACGGCTGTCCGTGAACGGACTAGGGGTGAGCTGCGAGGCGACGACCCACCTGAGGCAGTACTGCCACAAGCTGCGCTATTTGAGGCTCTACGAGTCCTGGGCGATACCCCCGGAAGATATTGCTTACTTTTCGAAACGTTTGGATAACTTTTACTACAATCGAATCAATTCCAGTGGAGAAGATTCCGATCTTCTGGGAATTTTGGAAATCTTGAAGCAGCTGAGCGATGAGTTGTCAGTTCTTTTGAACTATtgttga